One genomic window of Cricetulus griseus strain 17A/GY chromosome 3, alternate assembly CriGri-PICRH-1.0, whole genome shotgun sequence includes the following:
- the LOC113834818 gene encoding transcription factor LBX1, which translates to MTSKEDGKAAPGEERRRSPLDHLPPPANSNKPLTPFSIEDILNKPSVRRSYSLCGAAHLLAAADKHAPGGLPLAGRALLSQTSPLCALEELASKTFKGLEVSVLQAAEGRDGMTIFGQRQTPKKRRKSRTAFTNHQIYELEKRFLYQKYLSPADRDQIAQQLGLTNAQVITWFQNRRAKLKRDLEEMKADVESAKKLGPSGQMDIVALAELEQNSEASGGGGGGCGRAKSRPGSPALPPGAPQAPGGGPLQLSPASPLTDQRASSQDCSEDEEDEEIDVDD; encoded by the exons ATGACTTCCAAAGAGGACGGCAAGGCGGCGCCGGGGGAGGAGCGGCGGCGCAGCCCTCTGGACCACCTGCCGCCGCCCGCCAACTCCAACAAGCCCCTGACGCCGTTCAGCATCGAGGACATCCTCAACAAGCCGTCCGTGCGGAGAAGTTACTCGCTGTGTGGGGCGGCGCACCTGCTGGCGGCCGCGGACAAGCACGCGCCGGGCGGCTTGCCCCTGGCGGGCCGTGCTCTGCTCTCGCAGACCTCGCCGCTGTGCGCCTTGGAGGAGCTCGCCAGCAAGACCTTTAAGGGGCTGGAGGTCAGCGTCCTGCAGGCAGCCGAAG GCCGCGATGGGATGACCATCTTTGGGCAGCGGCAGACGCCCAAGAAACGGCGAAAATCACGCACGGCCTTCACCAACCACCAGATATATGAGTTGGAGAAACGCTTTCTATACCAGAAGTACCTGTCCCCGGCAGATCGCGACCAAATTGCGCAGCAGCTGGGCCTCACCAACGCACAGGTTATCACCTGGTTCCAGAATCGGCGCGCCAAGCTCAAGAGGGATCTGGAGGAGATGAAGGCCGACGTGGAATCCGCCAAGAAACTGGGCCCCAGCGGGCAGATGGACATCGTGGCACTGGCCGAACTCGAGCAGAACTCGGAGGCTTCGGGCGGCGGTGGCGGCGGCTGCGGCAGGGCCAAGTCTAGGCCGGGTTCTCCCGCGCTCCCCCCAGGCGCCCCGCAAGCCCCGGGCGGTGGGCCCTTGCAGCTCTCGCCGGCCTCTCCGCTCACGGACCAGCGGGCCAGCAGCCAGGACTGCTCAGAGGACGAGGAAGACGAAGAGATCGACGTGGACGATTGA